A section of the Saccopteryx leptura isolate mSacLep1 chromosome 6, mSacLep1_pri_phased_curated, whole genome shotgun sequence genome encodes:
- the LOC136377366 gene encoding LOW QUALITY PROTEIN: UDP-N-acetylglucosamine transferase subunit ALG13-like (The sequence of the model RefSeq protein was modified relative to this genomic sequence to represent the inferred CDS: inserted 1 base in 1 codon), translating to MKCVFVTVGTTSFDDLIVYILAHDNLLIIKSLSYNRLVLQIGRRKVVPEPFITESFILDVHRYKCSLKEDLEKADLVINQAGEGSCLETLEKRKPLVVSTNVQSMTNCQLELAKLLHKDGHLFSTCSTLPGLLQSTDLSTPKCFPAAXPEKLSAFLDKIVGL from the exons ATGAAGTGTGTGTTTGTTACTGTGGGGACCACCAGCTTTGATGACCTGATTGTGTATATACTGGCACACGACAATCTGCTAATCATCAAGAGCCTTAGTTACAACCGACTCGTTCTACAAATAGGTAGAAGAAAGGTGGTACCTGAGCCATTCATTACTGAGTCATTTATTCTGGATGTTCACAGGTACAAGTGTTCATTGAAAGAAGATCTTGAGAAAGCAGATCTTGTTATTAATCAGGCAGGTGAAGGAAGCTGTTTGGagactctggaaaaaagaaagcctcttgtAGTGAGTACAAATGTACAGTCAATGACCAATTGTCAGCTGGAATTGGCAAAGCTGCTACACAAAGATGGCCATCTCTTCTCTACCTGCAGCACACTTCCTGGGCTGTTACAGTCAACAGACTTATCCACACCGAAATGTTTTCCTGCTG TGCCAGAAAAACTTTCAGCATTTTTGGATAAAATTGttggattataa